Below is a window of Solanum stenotomum isolate F172 chromosome 7, ASM1918654v1, whole genome shotgun sequence DNA.
aatatattatttaagcaaaatttattaaatttgaacGAACTCACTGCCATTACTGGCtccacaattttttatttttacagtgctagataattttaattattccaTCTATCAAAGTACTTTATAATGGGGTCAAATATACCTCCttctttttgaaagaaaagtaGTCGATAGTACTTAttagtctttttatttttatttttatatgattgaATTTTTCTACTTGAgagttttaaattaatttgttcTGTCACCATTGCATCAATAAAAGTGAGGTACGGACATCACATAAAgggaaaatttgaaaaaatcaaacctaaattttattttgggtGTAAATAAAAAGTGGGCTATAACTATTGTAATTAAAGCATAATTTTCCTTAATTGTAATCAAAATAACCAATACGATCCATTCCTAGTTAATTTTTGAACATAAATTACATTAAcatataattcaatatttaacTATCCAAATTCTGTATGTCCCAATTTACGTGacaatttaaatttaacttaaaatttggGTATGAAATtttcacaataattgacaattaaaaatatttaaaagatatgaaaaatttatgataaaaaatagacttaattgaaattcaaaatctgaaatgtgtcacataaatagATTGAGATGGAGAGAGTAGAAGTCAATTAACTAGCTATATATAAGTCAATTATTTAGCTATTATTACTATTGTTAGTGTGGAAGAAAAAACTTGGACACCAAGTGCAGTTAACATGGTTATCTCACTTTATTTCACAATAATTTCTTATTAGTAGTACTTTTTGATGTAATGGTGGGGTCTTGTGTTTTTGCAAGTTGCAAGATCGATATGAATTAAATTATAGTAGGatgattgagatttttttattattaatcagagattttgaagtttttatttcgagaatataattctttttgtaATTGAAACTGTCATTTATAAAAACAGGTTCTACTTTGTGCAAATCTAAATTCACCTAGCTCGCAAATAATATACTCTGACGAATTTAGAAGCAAAAATATAAGACACGTGAATTTGTGGTCTCTTCACACAACATTAGCAAAacatagttatatatatatcattaataACCCATAGACAATTAAAGTCACAAAAGACTTGcaacatgcaaaaaaaaaaaaacataagaccacactaaaacatcaaaaagaagTACCAACAACTAACTAGAGAATTACTTAAAGTTCTAAGAAAACCATTAACCTTTTTCATAGAATATAATAGTAATTAGAGTCCTAATAAGTGTAATAATCAGATTCATAATCAGGACAGCCAAATCCAGGTTATACTGCATGAGCACGAACTATCTTAGCATAGTAATCCCAATGATTATGAGAATTTGTTATCGCAGATTGTCCAAATAAATGTCCATTAACGTAAATAGGAACATCATCAGCATCAACAAGTCCTTCTAGAAACCCTTGCATTTCGTCATTCGaacatatcaaaaaaataattaaatatacaagatATGTATTTACGTTATTTTCTAGGTTTTATCATATCAGGCTTGATAGAAAGAGCTGGTATGTATTACTATATTCACATCAACTAGTTGCTAGAAGGTATGTAGTTAtgcaaaaaaatgactatttatttattctttgagAAAGTACGTACTTACGCGCAAAATCTGATGCACTAACTCAGCCACCTTTACTGatacaaaattgaaatttgattatAGTCATGAATATCAAAGATAAGTTAGTTACCTAGAAATGTGTCTCCCCTATTTTTAACTTTGTAGGTAAGAGGGAAAATAGCAGTATTAGGctgcaaataaaaaaataataataataattagtctCACTAATCATCTtgttaatcaataaattaatgcAAAATAATTTAAACTTACAGGGTTTAGCAGAGCAACATCCCATCATCAATTAAGGAGCCTTTTCGATTTTCGAGGAGCCAGAGTTTATCAAGGGGTCGGATGGCTTTTCTTTTACTCTGTCTTAAATTATttgtcttgtttttcttttacacGTTTAATTATTAGAGATTTAGACAGTCTTACCTTTTATTAAGATTCCAcggaatatattattgttataatatataccctttgttaaaatataatttgtattcattaattaaaatatttatctgtTTATGTGTCATCACTCCatataaaattgaagattttagtagACTTTTAAGAACAATTCCTACTAAAAGTGAAAAGGGAGACTAACAATTAATTGTATCtttgacttttaaaataaaaataataatttgacaGTATTATCTTCATAAATcacgataaataatttgaaacaagcgtaatatataaattaactaAAAGCACTCAATGAATAGAATATATAATCATACTCTCACTCTTTTATATTACTTGAACCGTTTTGAAATGACATACTTTTTAATAAAACTTTAATCAGGGGTGTTTTACCAAACTAGCTAACcttattattaaaagaaaattaaattggGAGTAGGGGGAGGGGAATTGGAGGAGGTAGACTGTTAGGTGGAAAACCGAATTTTCaccaacaaaataaaagttcatgtaatagacaacCAACTAAATTGCTAAGAATATTCTTCAAACTTTATTAGTGATTTTGAAATAATAGTTTTCTAATACAAAAGATAGTAACGAAAAAATATAGCAACAttcttttgattaattaaaatgaacaagtaaaatgaaacgaAGGGTTATATAATGAATATGAAACATAGGAAAAAGCATTAAAGACCATTGACAATATGAACATAAATGATAGAAACATTATCAAAACATAGTAATATTATTAACAACCCATAGACAAATAAAGTCCCAAAAGACTTGCAACATGCAAAAAAACATAAGACCACACCAAAACATCATAAGTACACAATTACTAAGAAAAGATTTACTTAATGTTCTGGGAAAAACCATTAACCTTCTTCATAGAACATAATACTAGAAATTAAAGTCCTTAATCAGAGTACTCAGATTCGTAATCAGAACAACCAAAGCTAGGATCTTCCGCATCGCGAATTATCTTAGCATAATAATCCCAATCCTTGTGAGTATTTGTTATCGCAGGTTGTCCAAATTGATGTCCTTTAACGTACGTTGGAACATCATCAGCATCAACTAGTCCCTCCAAAAACTCATGCATTTCACCCTTAGcatctaacaaaaaaaatgaaaacaataattttttatcgaGTTATCATATCAGGCTTGATAGAAACAATCTTTACATATCATTATAGGCCAAACTTTATCATTAGTgcataaaacttaaaattttgaacatGAACCTAGttataatatagaaaataattttttttgagctAAATCTGCTAATGTACAACAACTCATTAGAATTGATCAATAAAGTCAATTATCAGATATCACCTATTGCACTAACTTAGCCAGAtacaaaattgaaattcaattaGCTATGAATATCAAGGACAAGTTTGTTACCTAGAAATGTGTCTCtcttatttttaactttgtaaGCAGGAGGAAAAATAGCAGTATTAGGCTGCAAATCAAACAACAATTAACAATTAGTCTCACTAATCATCttgttaattaataaattaatgaaaaataattaaaacttacaGGGTTTAGTAGAGCAACATGGGGTTCATCATCAATTAAAAGTGTGTTAGATTCTGAAAATCTTCCaccataataattattttcccatattttcttcaattgcttCAAAAATATTGGCTTATTTTGCTTCTCCACAGTTGGAAAACCACTATCAATACATTTTTCTTGatcctaaaaaataaataaataataattcaagaataatacaattttaatttaattaaagtaaattaaataaaaattcactTACCCACACAAATACCAATTTTTTTCGAAGGCCAATCATGATGTTGTCTAAAATTGGTTCCACGTTTCGACTATTATATGgacaaaagaaaagttaaaaagtaacaataattagattaattaatcaattaattaaaacactaattaaaaacaatataattaaattaatttaattaatactaacTCCATAGCAGAGGACCATAGTCCAACTTCAAATCTTTCAAGGCAAAACTTCATAAACTGATCACAATAAGGTCTCTTGAAGACtgttttaatacaaaaaaacagaattatgtataattaaatatttttcaactttagATTACTTGCCATACTTGAAATTAATTAGATGAAAGTTTTTTATAGATAAAAGACTACTTTGAGAAAACTATGGTGATCCTATATATATAGtgggataaaaaaaaaggtctattaattatgtataattaaaTGATAGGGCCTTTCCACTTTCCAAGTAAATCTATAAGTAAAATTAAATGTTGACTCAGTTGTTTAGCGAATTTTAATTTATCGTAaggttttaaatttcaaacagTACATTTCATTTTGATAATACTAGCATTAACGCATAAAGTTTCATCAGAATTCCAATGTTATGTATGCTTAAGTTGGGTCGGTGACCCCAAAACCGTGTTGCATTCCTTCTTTATATCCTTCCGaataaggtttttttttttttttttatgaatcgaggttttaaaaataatctctcTATCTCTAAAGTGAAAGTACACTCTAAGTATATTCTACTCTCTCCAAATTCATTTTGTGGGAAATAAGATTATACTGAGTATTTGATTGCTGTTGTATATATTGACATTTAATCAAGTACTGAAGAAAGATCAAATTATCAGCTGTGGTTTCTAAAAAATAGTtctcataaattattttagaaatttaaaataaaattaattatttttttctattttattctaaataaaTTGTTTCTTGAAAACTACAAATTCCTTAATTATGAGGCGATATTACTTATGTTAAAGTACCAACAAAGCTTAGGTCAACATTGTTATCTTAAACATACTTGATACTTCATCATGTTTTTACACAAATGCAAGTTTAATTATAGTTGTACATTGAACACAACATTTTGAATGGgagtaattaaaattaaaacaatcgACCCATTTAATATTTGTTGAAGTGTTGTTCTATGTATGTATTCATTCTTCTAGTTGCTAATTTAGTTTATTCTTAAAAGGATTCAATTCATTTGGTTGGAaacaagttatttttttaaaaaatactaaataatttttttcaattttccaccCAATGTTTGATATCCACTTTGAAGCTTGACTATATCCGAATTTACGTCGAAAAATCCCAGATAAGACGCTGCTATGTATCAAGTGAAACTTCATACCCCAAAAAATTCGAATCCAAAATCTCTGAGTAATTAATACTCCATCCTAAGTTTGATTGGTTACTAAATAATTCATCATTAGACAATAAAATAGAATATTACAACTGTAATTAAACTTGCatataaaattatctttcttgtttttcaCATTTAGGGCCTCTTTGGAAGGACACCCtggtaattggatttggtgtaattacatTATCTGTCATATTTGATTGGACAGtgtaattacttggtcagcaggtaattggtgtaattggcagggggtaattacactctccaatacacatgcaaatgtTGTGAATTGCTGATAATTACATGGTATAATTACCAGCtgattactttcttttttttttaattctatttttttttaaaaaaaattcacttatattattttaagttctattttgatttttattattctaaaaatatctagaagtttattttttattttatattattatattacattttctTCTCGTTCTCAATCTTACTTCACGTGATTTTATGCAATTTTTCGtcttatctatttatttatgtcatgcctattttctcattagcacaattttattagtattctagttttcaaattaaaatagaatttattgttaagtaaggttatagaattacgtttttttttaaaaaaataataaataaatcatttttatgtatgctatgttgaaattttctataagagtattatgttaattttgttgttttgaatttataacttatgttatattttcagtttcatttgttttagtaatattgaattcacgttgtaagtcattttttaattagacttgatagattatctttttgtcgaatatttaataatttatgacatattatttatatattaatatttttatcaaacatgcatttcacggtgttcgtagaaacttcatacttttagtttttatgatcaattcaattgaaatatattaatttgaaaaaatataaatcaataattttttcatagtattagttaagaacatatgtttattaagtaatatatttttaaaaaatatatatatatctcttaaatatttaatttaatattattataaagtttcttatttgtctagtataaattttaaataattaatttttatttttaaaatttaatagaattttatgattgcaattgtaCATCCAAACACAACATTTGTAATTACATTGTGACATTCAAAcaggacatgtgtaattacTAGACTGTATAATTACTACGTTGATAATTACTACCCTAATAATTACACCAATTCTAATTACCAGGTGACTTTCCAAACGGACTCTTAATTAAAATTAGTGGAGTCGGAGACTTGGAGTCTCATGAAGAAAATTAGTGGAGTTTACTTTTTCTCATACAACTCTTTCTTGTTTATACATGCTATAGAATTTTAATTATTGCATCAAGCAAAAGTTACTTTATAATGgagtcaaatatatatataatttttaaatgaaaagtaGTTGATAGagcaatttaaataattaaaaatactagtgatctttttcttttttgattgaTTGCATTTTTTACTACTTGagtattttgaattaattac
It encodes the following:
- the LOC125870478 gene encoding uncharacterized protein LOC125870478, with the translated sequence MKFCLERFEVGLWSSAMDRNVEPILDNIMIGLRKKLVFVWDQEKCIDSGFPTVEKQNKPIFLKQLKKIWENNYYGGRFSESNTLLIDDEPHVALLNPPNTAIFPPAYKVKNKRDTFLDAKGEMHEFLEGLVDADDVPTYVKGHQFGQPAITNTHKDWDYYAKIIRDAEDPSFGCSDYESEYSD